TGCAAGAGTATTCACCAGAAAAGGTTGAAATTTTTAACAGCCTATTGATTTTACCCTCTAAACAACAAAGAATTCATAAAAGAAATTTGAGGAAAATGCTAAATAATTAGGTTTTTGTTTAATGGGTCAGACATACTTGATAAAAATGTATCGAGGATGCAATGCAAGAAGTGTCTgtgcacctctgcaatcaatacagTCACTATGAAAAGAAATTGTGATTAAATGTGCAATTACTGGGAAATGAGCAGATgttctgcttcattttcaggtATGTTCTACTCATTATAAGCAAAAGAAGGgactctgcaatcaatccattcaCTATATATTATGGACAATTCTCATAACAGCCAGCTTGCACTGAAGCCACCACGCATTagcacaaatcaacaccttcgaGAAGGAAATAGGatacaaagaaggacaaaggtaagtccatgatgcatgcaccgTAGCAGCTGTGGTTGGCACATCTCAGGccaaagtgacatcaaacagtgaagaaatcaagcctgtagagTTAACCATAGATGAGTTAAACTTGGCTGAATGCATCAATTAGTcaatcagttagtagaaaattagaaaaaatttaacccttaaaggcacataagccactatagtggcaatATAAAAAAATGCACGGAAAATGCACGATATTTACCCAACAACTGTTTTCGAAACAGAAAGTGGTATATACTTACAAATATCAATATCAAAACAGTTAGTAAAGTTTCTCCTTGTGTTTCACAGTCTTCTTCATCTGGTTTCAGTTGAAAATCTGTCCTCAATTGGCAAGAATCATCCTCAACTCACTTGAATGCTTTGCTTGTGAAATGATAACAAGGCGACTAATCTTGAGGGACTTGCTGAAAGGGAGCTGTTAGAACCATGCCACAGTggaccatatcaacttgtagatcGACAGAAACACTTTCCACATGACCAGAGTCCACAGCATTTACAAATCTCAAAGATATCTTTTTCTCTAAAACATTACGCTAATTTACACCCCTGTAtttaaaccatcataacttggTGAAGAAGATCAGAATCAGTAAAACTTGGACACCATAAtattctttgtgatgtcagcATTCTGAAAATCTTAATTCCAAGTCCGTGAGACCTTCTGTGTATGAGTTATCAATCAATTAATATCAATAGCCACTGTAGTGACTTATGCGGATGTGGTGCATGCATTTTGTAAAGTTTTAtgtggctttaagggttaaaattacatagaaacttgttggaaggatttggagttgctctgaaggcatttttgggcttgatatGTTTAACCAATACCGCCAAGCTGctttgaaggaaaagtgaggctgtgaTATTGAAGGGcaagaaaacccaaacctccatgatctctactatacagtactaccaaacTGTGTGATAATGTGCGTAGATTGCTGCACTATGGTATGGTGATATCACATGGTAATGGCATAATGAATTCTGCTGCATGTCAACTTCAACTGAAGGCATCACAGCCATTCTGTTATGTAGCAATTCCCACCTGGAATAATAAGTTGTGGTTAATGTCTGTGCCTTTGAAGTTTCTTATCCAGCTTTTAATATATTGGTTACTGCAATTACTATCAAATATGCTTATAATTGATGCTGTTTTCTTTGACCTACAGGTGAATGATATGGAATCTGGTACTGCTGCAGTTCACAATGAGACAGATAACATGGCAGGATTTACTGAACATGTTGGAGTCACTACCAGTGCTGGTATCTCAGTAGTCATGGGAGAATACACAGATTTTCCACCAGAATCTTCTGAGCAAGTCGGTGCTCTCAATTGTGCCTCTGTAGTTTCAGGAGAATACTTTGATACACCACCAGCATCTATGGAGCATGTTGGTGTGCCAAATGGTGCCGATATTTCTGTAGTCACAGGAGAATACGTGGATACTCCACCAGCATCTATGGAGCATGTTGGTGCTACCAATGATACTACTCTATCAGTAATTACAGGAAAATACATGGGTATTTCACCAGTCTCTACAGAGCATGATGGTGCTACCAGCAATGCTGATATTTCAGTAAGCATGGGAGAATACATGGAAATGCCACTGGTGACTACAGGGCATTCCGGTGCTTCTAACAACAATAGTGTTTCAGTGATCACAGGAGAATATGTGCAAATTCCAATAGGATCTACTGAGCATTTTGGTGCAACTAATAGCCCAATTGTTACAGGGGAATACATGGTAATACCACCAGATAACATGCCACCAAATTTTATGGTTGTCAGTAAAGTGTAGGCACTTGTGATTGTCTTGTTATtaaccacatgtacagtaggCACAGTACATGGAAGGTATGCATATTATATTGTTGACTATACATTTGTATAATGACAGAGAAAATGTCTATTCATtatattttgtaaaaaaataaattttgaaaaaaaaaatatatatatatatatatatattaaagcaGCAGAATTCCTAAGTTTAAAACATATCAGTCTATACAAGCATGCTGAGAGCTGTAGCCTATAATAAGATCTACAGTTGTTAATAATAGGACATTTAAACTATACACACCACAGCATTGAAGCTATTGGAAAATCTTTTGTACCATAGTAGTTGTTTGTCTCAAATCAGTTATGCAATGTGAATAGAAGTTGTGTCAACTTCCCAGCACTATAAATTGATAACTGAATGAAACCTGTTGACAAAAGACAGTTCAGGAGCAACAGATAAAGTTATTGGGCTGTAACACACAATAAAATCTCTTTTGAGTGGAAATTTCAGAGATCAATTCATTGTTCTCTTTGCTCATATGTACCTAATGTGATACCCTTTGCCTTGATAAACAGAAAAACAAATTTGTGCACAAAAGTAACATAGTAAATATTTGgtcatgtgtatgtatgtatactagaTTTACTAAATGTTGACTTAACAATCTAACAGTAACTTAAAGAACCAAAACTTTTTTTCTGTGTGCTTGAACAGTTGTATGAATGAGAGAGCTCCACTTGTTATTTAAAGACTATAAACTGTTGTTCTTGTAGCAGTGGCAATTATAGAAAGTTGTTTACTTTATTTAATTGCTGCCTGCAAGGCTGCCTGTCTGAGGTTCAAGCATTATGCACATAAATAGTCAGTTTGTAGTGACAGCTCATAAATTATTTGGACGAGAGCTGTGTCTATATGCACagtaagaagttcagctacttACAATTGAAGCTAATACTTATTCCTAGTGAGTAATATAACCTATTGGACTGTTTCTTGGTAAACTGCTATTGAGTTTCTAGTTTGGCAATATAGTCATCTGTCAGGGTGACCACAATGCTATTGGTAAGTGGTGTACGACTGTACGCAGTGTGCAAGCGTCAGTCGACTTGTGATAGTTAGTATATGCAGTATCAAAGAAGCAGACTTGTACCTGCTGGAGATTTATAAGCATATCATCATCGCTGCTATGTAGCTGCTAAAACAGTGAAGCTATTTTTTTTTTCCAAAACAGCAAACGTATAGTAGCTAATCAACAAAGCCCTAAAAGCTGATTTGCATTTGATAAGATGCATCTTTGTAAAAGATGTATCTTATTGTATGTTTGGACAACTGTCTTATGTACAAGCCTAGTGATTTCATAGTGAGAATGGAAATAGTTTATATTACAAACAAATGTTTTATTGTTTAAGTAGCTACAGGAAAAACAGTGTGTGACCCTTGATAGTGATGGTAGTTTGCTGGCACTTGTTTTTGTGATATGATTTGTGAGATGGGGTCTGCTATAACGTGATCAACAACTCTTCAACTTGAATGATTTTATTTGCaaactatagctatactgaTCTGCTGGCTTTGAAATCTTGTCAGAAGTAAGCTACAACATATTGACATAGGGCAATAAATTTCAGATTTCTAAAATTacgtttacagaattaaatgtgtgtggaagaccccatCTGATCACACTTAAATATTCTTGTAAATGTATAACATAGGGCCAAATTTAAAAAGGCTCCTATACAGTTGATTTTATATTGTTACATAGCTTGGGTTAGTGTGATACATgcgaccgaattttggaaaatcacccttatgggcacattcaacacattaaatatttactTCTGAAACCAGCACAACATTATAAGGGTAGAATAAACTatagataccttgaattacaagaaagttTTTAGAAAAGtattttctgctattaacagcaccatgctagttcaaaatttctaattgtttcaggcacGACCAacaggtgattttccaaaatccagccaCATATTGTTACCTTCATGGGCATACAACATAGCTGTATTCTGTATGTACTTCATTAAATAATCAGAATACTGATACAAGTATTTGATGGATCTGTCACTTAGCACAAAAGTTCTGAAGGGAACTCATAACTATAAATTGTGAATTCACAGGTTTGTAGTGACTTTAAGAATGATGTTCTTTGACGACCAGTTTAGTCACCATGAAACCTGTTTGTCCAGTGTACATGCATGCTACCTGTACATACCGGTAGGCAGTCCATGCAATGTTGACTTCCATGGTCATTCTAAGCAAGACTGAATAGTATTTAAATTCAACTGACAGCCAGTTGATGTGATTGGAATTATATGATTTAAAACTATGTATATTTATTTCATAAACATTACAGAAACAATAAACattttgtacatacagtacagtgtgtATGCAAGTTTATTGTCCTGTATAAATATATATGCTTACATATGACCACACAAAGCAACAACATATACATAAAGTATGCTAAGTCAATTTTTGCAGCATTTGATCATCTTTAATATGTTCTTTCTAATTTCAGTCAAATGAAAACCATAGAGAAGTGCATGAGCCATAGTCGGTGCCTTTCCAAATATTGGTACAATCACATTCTGGACAAATCTTGCACTGACAGTTTCATTTCCAACTGTGAGGCGTGTTACACCAAGAAGTATGGGCACCAGAACACCAAGTAACCCTGCAGTTCCTGCTAACAAAATCAGTGTCATGAGGGCTTTTCTATTGATGACATATCCTTGTTGGCTCTGGCCATAGTTGGCAGCTTTTTGTGCCTTCCATACCATCCATATGACAAGTGCCACAGCAAATGCAGTGGCAACAGTGTTAGGCAGGATAATAGCTAACACACGACTCAGTAATGTGGTCGTACTGCAGAAACCATTCCTTGTGTACTGTCCTTGATGCTGTGGGTCAAACAGAGAAAACAAGCAGAGAAGCATAGCAATGATCCAACTAAGAGCAACAAGAGCAACTGCAAGCTTTTTAGTCATTATCTCTCGGTATCTAAATGGTTCCTTAATATGCAAGAAACGGTCAAAGATAACAACAGTCACCATCAGGAAACTGGCAGTGAAAGGAAAGTATAAGAAATCAATTGCTTTACAACTCACTCCTTTTGAGTTTTCGTTGATCAGTGAATTGATGACAGTACATGTGACCAAGAAATTCACAGTAATAGATGAGCCAATGTCGCATATCATCagattggcaatgaaaaaatatTGCATTCTGCGTAGCTCCCTGGCTTTCACAATAGCTACAATCACTAGAGCAGCAAACAGAATCTCAGCAATACCCATGAGGGTCCAGGTAAGCATAGGCAGAATAAGATCTACTAGTAAATGCTCTTCCATTTCTTCAGTAGTAGTACCATTGGTAGCATTATTTTCCTTAGTTTCGTTAAACAAATCCATTGTAATTGATAAACTATTACCAATAGAAGAACTGCTATTCTAAACAAACTACTTTCAACTCAACTCTACACGTAGTGTGGATATTTCTCACCTGTGGCACAAGTTGTCATGGAAAAGTGTAGCACTAAAGTACTAAACATATATAGGTTGTCCCACAAAAAGCAAGGTGATATTGCACTTTTACTCTGAGTGGTGTTTAGGTATTATTCACGAGTTAATTGTGTGGCTTTTCAGCCTTGTGATTCATAGCATCCTTGCCACTTAATGTAGAGTGTAAGTGCTTACTATAGCTATGATATTGCTATCATGGtgtatttacataattatgccAATCATGTATGCATCACTATTGGCATTTTTTGCATGGTATTCAAATCTAGCTGTGTAGTTGATTGATTTTGAtgaaaaaacacacacacatgtacttacatacaaacatatatacacatgcatatataataatGCATGTATATCATTGCATCATCTTGACACTGTCCATTAGCCATCTCAACTGTCTGACTGCATAGTCCACCACTGCAGTAGAGGAAGCAAGTGGTGGAGGATTGTTGCATTTATTCAAGTAAAACTTTTGGGCTCAGAACTATTCATACATATCTATATACATTTATGTAATAATCTTTGTCACACACATTAACATGAATAACTTGCCTTTGCATTAAGTAACTCTAAGGACATGCAGCATTGTTTGTATCATCATTAGTTAGTCAAAATTCACACTGTTTGCTAGAGGTATTGAAAACCATTAGTGTAAAGTGTAGGTTTCCACATAAAAGTCTAGAAGACTTCCAGTTATTCTTTGTTTAAAAATTAAAGAAATGGCACTCATTTGATGTGACAACATTAAGGGATACATGTAAAACAATAAAAGATGATCAAAGGAACATTAATTCTTTGAAGTATATACATAGagatggtagttattattaaCATCCTACATCAGCCGGCCTGCATGCACTACGGTTTTATGGCATGCATTAGAACTGTGCATAGTTGGGGGATAAATGGGGAAGCCCAGGACATTGCTAGATGCTAAGTGCTAAATTCACTTGCATTTGCCCTAGTCAGGAATTTAGCTGCTGTATTTCTATTGCTATAGCCAGTACTTAGTCATGTCAAGCAGCCTGACTGTACCATGCCCTGGGTGCCAAAAATGTGAAATAATGTATTTATACAAAGTGTGTTAGCACGCATGATTGCATCGAGGTGGATGCTAGCAAGTAGTCAAGGGCTGGTGGGTGAGTGACTGTTCTTGGCATGTTTGTGGCAGCTTCAGTCTTTATGACTGAATTCAGTGATTCAGTATGAGCAATTCCAATAGCACCCCTTCTGCCATGAGTAGAGATCGTGTGATCACCGTTTGCATGCGTAGTGGTGTGAGTATTAACAATTGTGGGTTCCAGTTCTATTCAATACTATACCCGAGGCTTCCTTGTCTGTTAACCTTATCTACAGTGGTAAATTGTGTGTAGAGTGTATGAAAAAATTGAAtgatataatacagtatatggCCAGAACTTCTCCATAGACAACATGACATTTACTGGAGTATTGATTATGCACTAGAAATTGTGTGTAACAGATGAATTTAATGATACTTCAAAGGTTATAGAAAATAAAGTTTAATTATCATACAACAGGAATCTTTAACAGACAACA
This portion of the Dysidea avara chromosome 12, odDysAvar1.4, whole genome shotgun sequence genome encodes:
- the LOC136240704 gene encoding muscarinic acetylcholine receptor M3-like, with the translated sequence MDLFNETKENNATNGTTTEEMEEHLLVDLILPMLTWTLMGIAEILFAALVIVAIVKARELRRMQYFFIANLMICDIGSSITVNFLVTCTVINSLINENSKGVSCKAIDFLYFPFTASFLMVTVVIFDRFLHIKEPFRYREIMTKKLAVALVALSWIIAMLLCLFSLFDPQHQGQYTRNGFCSTTTLLSRVLAIILPNTVATAFAVALVIWMVWKAQKAANYGQSQQGYVINRKALMTLILLAGTAGLLGVLVPILLGVTRLTVGNETVSARFVQNVIVPIFGKAPTMAHALLYGFHLTEIRKNILKMIKCCKN